TTGTGCAGCCAGTGAATGCTGGTCCAGCCAAGGCCGGCGAACAGTTGCCAGTAGTAACCGAGCTTGCCCGCCGAACGCACTTTCGCTGCATGGCTGGCGGCCAAGGTCGGGTCGCGGCGGAACGAACCGCCGTAGATCAGCGGCGCGATGCGGATCACGTGGGACGGCTGAATGTAGCGCCGGGGGCTGGCCATCATCCACAGGACTTTCGGCTTGCCCGGCACCATCACTGCACCGGCCGCGGTCGCGGCCAGCACCAGTTTCTTGCAGCGCTCGGGGTAGTCGTAGGCGAATTGCTGCGCGAGTGCGCCGCCCCACGACACACCAATCACATTGACCTGGCCGTAGTCGAGGTAATCGAGCATCCGCGCAGTCAGTTTGGCGAGTCCGGGAAAGCGATACGGCCGGTTCGGCGTCGAGGAGCCACCGACACCGGGCACGTCGAAGGCGATCACTTCCAGATCCGGGTCCAGCGCTGCGACAAACGGAAACACCAGCTCCAGGTTGGCGCCGATGCCGTTGAAAATCAGCAAGGGCGTCAAGTGAGGCTTGCCGGGGCGTACCGCCGTGCGGAGGGTCTGGCCATCCAGGTCGACGGTACGAAAGATGAACGGTTGCGGCATGCTTCAGGCCCTGTGAATTTTAAGTACCCCGATCCCTTTCAGGAGTGAGCCTTGTGGCGAGGGGATTTATCCCCGTTCGGCTGCGCAGCAGTCGCAAAATCATCGCACGCGGTGCTTCAGAAATACCGCGTCAGTCGGTTTTGGGGTCGCTTCGCAACCCAACGGGGATAAATCCCCTCGCCACAGATCCGCTCCCACAATGGAAGTGAGGTGTGTCAGTTACCGCTCGTGTACATAAGTGCCCGGCGATGCTTCACCTGGCGCATACGCCTTGTTACCCAGTTTGGTCGGGGCTTTTTTCAGGTTGCCCGAACGCTCGGCCTGCCACGCCTGCCAGTACAGCCACCAGGAATCGGTGTGCTTGGTCGAGTTCTCTTGCCAGTCATTGGCATTGGCGGCCATTTCTTCGCCAGTCATGTAACGCGATTTCGGGTTGCCCGGCGGGTTCAGAATGCTCTGGATATGTCCGCTGCTCGACAACACGAATTCCACCTTGCCGCCGAACAACTGCGCCGACTTGTAGCAGGACTTCCACGGGGTGATGTGGTCGTTGGTGCCGGCCAGCGAGAAGATGTCCGCCGTTACCTGTTTCAGGTCGATCGGTGTACCGCACACTTCCAGTGCATTGGGACGAATCAGTGGATTGTTTTTGAACATCTCGATCAGGTCGCCGTGGAACGCTGCCGGCAACCGTGTGGTGTCGTTGTTCCAGAACAGGATGTCGAACACCGGTGGCTCGTTGCCGAGCAGGTAATTGTTGACCCAGTAGTTCCAGATCAGGTCGTTGGGGCGCATCCACGCGAAGACCTTGGCCATGTCTTTGCCTTCGAGCACGCCGGCCTGATAGGAGTGGCGCTTGGCGGTCTCAAGGGTCTGCTCATCGACGAACAGGGCAACGTCGCTGTCCAGGGTGGTGTCGAGCACGCTGACCAGCAGCGTGAGGGCATTGACCTTCTTCTGGCCAAGCGCTGCGTAATGGCCGAGCAGGGCGGTGCAGGTGATGCCGCCGGAGCAGGCGCCGAGCATGTTGATGTCTTTACTGCCGGTGATCGCGGTGACCACATCGACCGCCTCTTTGAGCGCGTCGATGTACGTCGACAGGCCCCACTCGCGCTGCGCCTTTGTCGGGTTGCGCCAGCTGACGATGAACGTCTGCACGTTATTGCGCAGGCAGAAACGCGCCAGACTCTTGTCTGGGCTCAAGTCGAATACGTAGAACTTGTTGATCTGTGGCGGCACTACCAGCAGAGGTCGCTCGTGGACTTGCTCGGTGATCGGCTTGTATTGGATCAGCTCCAGCACATCGTTGCGAAACACCACCGCGCCTTCGGTCACGCCCAGGCTCTTGCCGACCTCGAACGCGCCCATGTTGACCTGGCTCGGCATGCCGCCGTTGTGCACCAGATCCTTGGCCAGATGCGAGAGCCCGTCGAGCAGGCTCTTGCCGCCGGTCTCGAAGAAGCGCTTGACCGCCGCCGGGTTGGCCGCCGTGTTGGTCGGGGCCATGGCTTCGGTCATCAGGTTGATGACGAAGTGGCCACGGGCGATGTCTTTGGGTGAAAGGCTGCTGTCGTCGATCCAGGAATGGAGTTCCTTGCGCCACGCCAGGTAAGTTTGCAGATAACGTTTGTAGAGCGGGTTCTGGCTCCACGCGGGATCGGCGAAGCGACGGTCATCGCCGGCCGGTTGCAGTTCGGATTTGCCTAACAGCACGTTCTTCAGTTCAAGGCCGAAATGGGTGACGTGCTTGACGCTATGGATAGGTTGTCTGATGGCCTGTTTCAGCACCATACGAGCAGAGGCCAGCAGATCCTTTCCGCGCAGCCCAACGACGGGATTAAGCCCCAGGGTGTTTTCCGAGGCTTGGTACTTCAGGTCATCGTTATTCTTGTTACTCATCTACGACGCTCCATTGTCCTGAGACGAGTACCCGGTTTTCTGCTGTGCAGTTCCACAGCCAATGCCAGGTACTACTGCTCGGGTGACCGTTAATTCTGCATAGCTGCTTTACAGTCGTAGAGCATTGCAGGGAACTTGCCAGCTCCATTGGTTACCCGAGTTTAATTTTTTTCGCAAGCAGGCCGATCCTCGACCACGCAGCAGAGCATTCAAACAGATGAATTTAGAAAATGCCCTCTAAAGAGCAAGACGCTTGGACTAGAGCATCAGCTTTACGATCGACTGGTCAGGGTCGCGGGTTTTGCCGGCGGCTTTGAGCTCGGCCAAATAATCGGCCCAGAGTGCGTCATGACGACGCCCCAGCTCGTAGAGATAGTCCCAGGTGAACAGGCCGCTGTCGTGGCCATCGTCGAAGGTCAGTTTCAGTGCGTAGTGACCGGCCGGTTCCAGCTTGGTCAAGCCGACGTTGAGCTTGCCGAATTGCAGGATCGGCTTGCCGTGGCCCTGGACCTCGGCGGAGGGGGAATGCACACGCAGGAATTCGGCCGGCAGGGTGAATTCCTCGCCGGACGCGTAGGTGAGCGTCAGGGTTTTAGAGGCTTTGTGCAGTTTGATGTCGGTGGGGGTAGTAGTCATTGCAGGTCATCCGACTGAGTGAAACACCCTGTAGGAGCTGCCGAAGGCTGCGATCTTTTGACTTTGCTCTTCAAAAAACAAGATCAAAAGATCGCAGCCTGCGGCAGCTCTACAGGGAGAAGTGACCTACAGGATATAACGGGACAGGTCTTCGTTCTGTGCCAATTCGCCGAGGTGGCTGTTGACGTATTCAGCGTCGATCAGGATGGCCTTGTCATCATGGGCGCTGGCCAGATCGCCGGCACTGAACGACACCTCTTCGAGCAGACGCTCAAGCAGCGTGTGCAGGCGACGGGCCCCGATGTTCTCGGTCTTCTCGTTGACCTGCCAGGCGATTTCCGCCAGACGCTTGATGCCCTCTGGCTGGAACTGGATGTTCAGGCCTTCGGTTTTCAGCAGTGCGCAATATTGCTCGGTGAGCGAGGCATGCGGTTCGCTGAGGATGCGTTCGAAGTCTTCCGGGCTCAGGGCCTTGAGTTCGACGCGGATCGGCAGACGGCCTTGCAGTTCAGGCACCAGATCGCTCGGCTTGCTCAGGTGGAAGGCACCAGAAGCGATGAACAGGATGTGGTCAGTCTTGACCATGCCCAGTTTGGTATTGACGGTGCAGCCTTCGATCAGCGGCAGCAGGTCGCGCTGTACGCCTTCACGGGACACATCAGCGCCGCCGACGTTGCCACGCTTGGCGACTTTGTCGATTTCGTCGATGAACACGATACCGTGCTGCTCGACGGCTTCCAGGGCCTTGGCCTTCAACTCTTCTTCGTTGACCAGACGCCCGGCTTCTTCGTCGCGCACCATCTTCAGCGCTTCTTTGACCTTGAGCTTACGAGCTTTCTTCTTGCCCTTGCCCATGTTGGCAAACAGGCTCTGCAACTGGTTGGTCATCTCTTCCATGCCCGGCGGCGTGGCGATCTCGATGCCGGCTACTTCAGCGACTTCGATTTCGATTTCCTTGTCATCCAGCTGACCTTCGCGCAGGCGCTTGCGGAACAGCTGGCGAGTGTTGGAATCCGAGCTTGGCGCTTCTTCGTTGCTGAAGCCCATGCGTGCCGGCGGCAGCAGTGCGTCGAGGATGCGGTCTTCGGCGGCGTCTTCGGCGCGGTGGCGAACCTTGGTCATTTCCTGCTCGCGCAGCATCTTGATCGCGGCATCGGCCAGATCACGGATGATCGATTCGACATCACGGCCGACGTAGCCGACTTCGGTGAACTTGGTCGCT
The sequence above is drawn from the Pseudomonas sp. FP2196 genome and encodes:
- the phaZ gene encoding poly(3-hydroxyalkanoate) depolymerase, whose translation is MPQPFIFRTVDLDGQTLRTAVRPGKPHLTPLLIFNGIGANLELVFPFVAALDPDLEVIAFDVPGVGGSSTPNRPYRFPGLAKLTARMLDYLDYGQVNVIGVSWGGALAQQFAYDYPERCKKLVLAATAAGAVMVPGKPKVLWMMASPRRYIQPSHVIRIAPLIYGGSFRRDPTLAASHAAKVRSAGKLGYYWQLFAGLGWTSIHWLHKINQPTLVLAGDDDPLIPLINMRMLAWRIPNAQLHIIDDGHLFLITRAEAVAPIIMKFLEEERQRAVMHPHPSPLGG
- the phaC gene encoding class II poly(R)-hydroxyalkanoic acid synthase is translated as MSNKNNDDLKYQASENTLGLNPVVGLRGKDLLASARMVLKQAIRQPIHSVKHVTHFGLELKNVLLGKSELQPAGDDRRFADPAWSQNPLYKRYLQTYLAWRKELHSWIDDSSLSPKDIARGHFVINLMTEAMAPTNTAANPAAVKRFFETGGKSLLDGLSHLAKDLVHNGGMPSQVNMGAFEVGKSLGVTEGAVVFRNDVLELIQYKPITEQVHERPLLVVPPQINKFYVFDLSPDKSLARFCLRNNVQTFIVSWRNPTKAQREWGLSTYIDALKEAVDVVTAITGSKDINMLGACSGGITCTALLGHYAALGQKKVNALTLLVSVLDTTLDSDVALFVDEQTLETAKRHSYQAGVLEGKDMAKVFAWMRPNDLIWNYWVNNYLLGNEPPVFDILFWNNDTTRLPAAFHGDLIEMFKNNPLIRPNALEVCGTPIDLKQVTADIFSLAGTNDHITPWKSCYKSAQLFGGKVEFVLSSSGHIQSILNPPGNPKSRYMTGEEMAANANDWQENSTKHTDSWWLYWQAWQAERSGNLKKAPTKLGNKAYAPGEASPGTYVHER
- a CDS encoding DUF971 domain-containing protein; protein product: MTTTPTDIKLHKASKTLTLTYASGEEFTLPAEFLRVHSPSAEVQGHGKPILQFGKLNVGLTKLEPAGHYALKLTFDDGHDSGLFTWDYLYELGRRHDALWADYLAELKAAGKTRDPDQSIVKLML
- the hslU gene encoding ATP-dependent protease ATPase subunit HslU — protein: MSMTPREIVHELNRHIIGQDDAKRAVAIALRNRWRRMQLPEELRVEVTPKNILMIGPTGVGKTEIARRLAKLANAPFIKVEATKFTEVGYVGRDVESIIRDLADAAIKMLREQEMTKVRHRAEDAAEDRILDALLPPARMGFSNEEAPSSDSNTRQLFRKRLREGQLDDKEIEIEVAEVAGIEIATPPGMEEMTNQLQSLFANMGKGKKKARKLKVKEALKMVRDEEAGRLVNEEELKAKALEAVEQHGIVFIDEIDKVAKRGNVGGADVSREGVQRDLLPLIEGCTVNTKLGMVKTDHILFIASGAFHLSKPSDLVPELQGRLPIRVELKALSPEDFERILSEPHASLTEQYCALLKTEGLNIQFQPEGIKRLAEIAWQVNEKTENIGARRLHTLLERLLEEVSFSAGDLASAHDDKAILIDAEYVNSHLGELAQNEDLSRYIL